Within the Desulfatibacillum aliphaticivorans DSM 15576 genome, the region TATCATTTGTCTGGGCATGATTCCTGATTTGAAGTCCGAAAAAATCGAGATGGCTGGGAATTCCGCGGGAGCAGGAGCCGTGATGGCTCTTTGCGACGACCTGTATTTGCAAAAAGCCATTGAAATGGCGAAAAAGATTCAAACCATCGACCTGGCGGGCAACGTGGAATTTCAAAAGAAATTCGTCTACAATCTCAGCTTTCCGGAGGGCGCCTGCTAACCTTTTTTGGATTCCAGGGCGTCCTTGCAGAATTGAACGGCCAGGGCGGCGTCGGTGAACCACCGGTCCGCCTTCACATGATCGTTGATGAGTTCGTCCAGACAGTTGCCGCCCACGATAATCAGGTCCTTGGCTTCGGGTTTGGCCTTGCGGACCATTTCGACCGCTTCGGCCAGGTTGCCCAGGCAGTTGGTCAGCAGGCAGCTGATGGCCACGAAATCCGGCTCCAGTTCCAAGGCCTTTTCCACAAAGGTCTGGGGCGGAACGTCCACGCCCAGATCCGTGACTTTGAATCCGTTGCAGATTAGCATGTCTTTAAGAATGTTCTTGCCCAGGTCGTGAATGTCGCCCTTGATGGTGCCCAATAAAATGTGGCCCAGTTCCTTGGCGCTTCTCACTGTCGGCAGGAAGGAGTTCAGATACTCCGCAGACTGCCTCATGATTTCTCCGGCCATGATCAGGGCGGAGATATAATACTCGCCTTTTTCAAAACCGACTCCAACCCGTCTGACCCCTTCCATGCAATAGGTGAGAAGCTCCTCTGTGTCATAACCCTCTTGGTGGAGCTTTTTCAATTGCCGGAGGCTGTCCTTTTCCTGCAACGAGGAAATCAACTCGATTAAAAGGGCTTTTTCAGCCGGCGGAATTTCCTTTTTGGGTTGAGAATCACTCATTCCATACTCCAACCATACTTACCAGAGGCATTTGTTCATGAGGGATGATAAACCAGCCGTAAGCGCAGGGTTTATCCTTGAAGTCAAAATAGATGTATTCCAACTTAAAGGCGGCCCCGTCTCCTTCCTCTTGCAAAAGCTCTGCCTCCTGCCCGTCCATCCGGGTGGGCAGCAGCCTCAGGGTCCCTTTTTTATACCCATGCTGCTTTTTGCTGAAAAACAGATCCGACAGGCCCGTGGTCTCCAACATGCTTTCCACCACCGGGGCCCGGGGGTCGAAAGGCAAATAAGCCGTCTGCACGCAAAACGGGCGGCTATTATGAATAATCAAACGCTTTACCAGGATAACCGGGGCTTCCGCCTCCAACTCCAGGATTCCCCCCTCCGTTCCTCCGGCTCTCGCCACATTGGTCTGCAAAACCCTGACCTGCAACCCGTTGGTGTCGGTCAGTACGTTGTGCAGCCCGTCCAGTCCGAAAGTGGTGGACCCCACTTCAATTCTGCGGACAAAAGTCCCGCTCCCGTGCACCCGTTTAACCAAGCCCTCTTCCACCAGCACGCCAATAGCCTGGCGGATCGTCATTAAACTGACGTCATATTGCTTGGCCAGCTTGGATTCCGAAGGAATGCGAATGCCCGGCTGCAGCCGGCCAGTTGCAATATCTTCTTTGATGATCATCGCAAGCTGCGAGTAAACAGGCAGGGAGCCTCTTTTCTTTTCAACTGCCTTCCCCAATTTGCCTCGTCTCCATGTTCAAAAAATACCCCATCCGGGCAGAGTGTATAGCATGCTGAAAAAAACAATGAAAGCAATTATTTCTATACACATCTATAAGAATTTGATAGGGTGGCGGCCTTGTGGGGGAAAGGCTGGGGAATGAAAAAGGAAAAAAACGTGAAGTTAATCAGTTGCCGGGCTCTGGCCCACATTATCGAGCCCATGGTCGATCCCGACATGGAGCGGGTCATTTTGGATATCGGGCTGCATCTGAACCCGGACAGGCTGCGCGAGCGGGTGATTGAAGAAATCGCCCGGATGGAAGAGGATGGGGACGACATTATTCTGGGTTACGGCCTGTGCGGGCGGGCTTTGGAAGGCGTGTATGCAAGCAAGGCCCGCTTGATTTTGCCGCGTGTGGACGACTGCGTAGGGGCCTTGTTAGGCTCTCAAAAGCGCCATAAAAAGGTGATGTCCGAAAATCCCGGATGTTTTTTTCTGGAGCCGACCTGGATAGGCTCGGAAGTGGATATTTTCGAGCAATGCCAAAAAGGGCTTGAGCGGATTCCTGAGGAAAGAAGGCCTCAGATTATCGAGTTGGCCCTTAAGCATTATTCCAAGCTGGGCCTGTTGGACCACGGCTGGGAGGATACGGACCGGGCGGTAATCCAATGCAAGGCGTTGGCGGCAAAGCATCAATTTGAGTTCATCCGCTTTCCGTCGGATCTGACGCTGGTTCAGGATTTAACCTCAGGCCTGTGGACCCCGGAGCGATTCGTCATCGCCAATCCCGGCGAAAAGATCCCTTTTTTTTAATAGGGCGGCTTTTAAACCGCCTGTTGGCGATGATCGTTCGCATTCAGGCGCTTTTTGCAGGGGCGCCGTTTTCGTAAATTTTTTCCATGAGATGAACCACCAGCTCCTCCACCTCATCAATTTTTAGGGCCGAAGTATTAAACACCATGGTGTACAGGTTGGGGTCGTCGGCGTTTCCGCCATAGAAAAGCCCCAGGGTTTTGGCCCTGCGTTTGTCCTCCCGCCGCACCAGCTCCGTGGCTTTTGCCGTACTCATTTTATAATGTTCTTCCAGGAACTTGATCCGGTCCGGGAGGTCGGCCACCAAGAGCACTTTTACGATGTCCTCGCTGTCCGGCAGGATGAACTGGGCGCCCCGGCCCACGATGACCACCTTGCCTCCTTCCTGCCATAGGTTAGTCACAACGCTTTTCAGGAATTTGATATAGCGCTCTTCGCTAAAGTCCTGGCGATCTTCGCCCAGCAGCCGGTCAATAAAGCTGGAGCTGACCATGGAGTTCACCAGCTTCATGAGAAGCCCGCCGGCTTCGCGTTCTATAGCTTCCACCCATTGTACGGAAACCTTGGCCTCTTCGGCGATCTTTTCTATAAGCAGGCGATCCACAAGGTCATAGCCCAGTCTTTGAGATAAGGTTTCCGCAAGGGTGTGTCCCCCTGCACCGAATTGACGAGATATTGTGACCACGGACATGATTCTCTCCTTCTGCGTCTGGGTGGGAAAGGCGGCGCGCCGCCATAGCCCCCTTGGCTGGAAACGGCGGCGCCTCGGCGGCTCAGTCCTGGGGGCTTTTAGTTGGACGAGCGCATTTGGACAAGCTCGTAAATCAGGGATTCGGCCCGATCTATGGAAATATGACTGGTGTTGAGGCACAAGTCGTACAAGCTGGGGTCGTCCGGATCCCTGTCGGTGACCTTTTTCAAAAAGGCCGAACGGTTTTTGTCCCATTCCTTGATGGTGGTCCGGGCCTCATCCGCGGAAAGGCGGTGATGTTCGATAAGAAAGTTCTCCCGCCACGATACAGGCGCCACAAGGAGAATGCGAATGAGATCCTTGGCGTCCTTGCAATAGAACTGGCTTCCCCGCCCCACAAAGACCACTTGCCCCTGGGCGGCCGTCTCCGGTATCAGGCGGCGGAGAGATTCCCGAACCTTGGCGCCCATGCCGCTTGAATCCTGATCTCCACCCCGGATCCGGCCAAGGATTTTCGCCACCGTGCCGGTGGAGACCAGGCTGTCTTCACCATGCCCCTCTCGTTCCGTGACGGCGAACCATTCATCGGAGATGCCCAATTCCTTGGACACCTTATCCATAAGTTCATGATCAGCGAAGCGGTATCCAAGCCTTTGGGCGAGACTGACGCCTAAGGTTCGACCGCCCGCCCCAAATTGTCTGGAAATGCAGATAACGGCCATGGACAATCTCCTTAGTGTTTCAAATTAATATGAATTCTGTGTTATATTAATACGGCGGATTTGCTGTTGGCAAGAAAAAATATTTTTTACTTACACAAACGATCAATTTTTTAGTTTCAGCAATGTTTTCCGGCGCCGTAAAAATGATTATGCAAAACGGCTTTCCCCTTCAAATGCGCGCTTTTTTTCAAGCAAGAGATAATCGCTCTGCATAGTCCTCTGAAAACAAGGGATTTTTTTTCTTGAACTCCGCTTAGCCTTCATGCAATCATTGACGCAATGACTTAGCGTATCGACTAAGCCAAAGTCAGGTTAACGCTTAAGATGGAACCCTG harbors:
- a CDS encoding cobalamin B12-binding domain-containing protein; its protein translation is MSDSQPKKEIPPAEKALLIELISSLQEKDSLRQLKKLHQEGYDTEELLTYCMEGVRRVGVGFEKGEYYISALIMAGEIMRQSAEYLNSFLPTVRSAKELGHILLGTIKGDIHDLGKNILKDMLICNGFKVTDLGVDVPPQTFVEKALELEPDFVAISCLLTNCLGNLAEAVEMVRKAKPEAKDLIIVGGNCLDELINDHVKADRWFTDAALAVQFCKDALESKKG
- a CDS encoding GntR family transcriptional regulator; the encoded protein is MGKAVEKKRGSLPVYSQLAMIIKEDIATGRLQPGIRIPSESKLAKQYDVSLMTIRQAIGVLVEEGLVKRVHGSGTFVRRIEVGSTTFGLDGLHNVLTDTNGLQVRVLQTNVARAGGTEGGILELEAEAPVILVKRLIIHNSRPFCVQTAYLPFDPRAPVVESMLETTGLSDLFFSKKQHGYKKGTLRLLPTRMDGQEAELLQEEGDGAAFKLEYIYFDFKDKPCAYGWFIIPHEQMPLVSMVGVWNE
- a CDS encoding DUF1638 domain-containing protein, with amino-acid sequence MKLISCRALAHIIEPMVDPDMERVILDIGLHLNPDRLRERVIEEIARMEEDGDDIILGYGLCGRALEGVYASKARLILPRVDDCVGALLGSQKRHKKVMSENPGCFFLEPTWIGSEVDIFEQCQKGLERIPEERRPQIIELALKHYSKLGLLDHGWEDTDRAVIQCKALAAKHQFEFIRFPSDLTLVQDLTSGLWTPERFVIANPGEKIPFF
- a CDS encoding cytidylate kinase-like family protein, whose product is MSVVTISRQFGAGGHTLAETLSQRLGYDLVDRLLIEKIAEEAKVSVQWVEAIEREAGGLLMKLVNSMVSSSFIDRLLGEDRQDFSEERYIKFLKSVVTNLWQEGGKVVIVGRGAQFILPDSEDIVKVLLVADLPDRIKFLEEHYKMSTAKATELVRREDKRRAKTLGLFYGGNADDPNLYTMVFNTSALKIDEVEELVVHLMEKIYENGAPAKSA
- a CDS encoding cytidylate kinase-like family protein, producing the protein MAVICISRQFGAGGRTLGVSLAQRLGYRFADHELMDKVSKELGISDEWFAVTEREGHGEDSLVSTGTVAKILGRIRGGDQDSSGMGAKVRESLRRLIPETAAQGQVVFVGRGSQFYCKDAKDLIRILLVAPVSWRENFLIEHHRLSADEARTTIKEWDKNRSAFLKKVTDRDPDDPSLYDLCLNTSHISIDRAESLIYELVQMRSSN